In the genome of Micrococcales bacterium, one region contains:
- a CDS encoding DEDD exonuclease domain-containing protein, with protein MSVEPLPLRHGAAQLNLDFDGTPLVETTFCVVDLETTGGSPTEGRITEIGAVKVRAGEVLGEFRTFVDPEQPIPAFITVLTGITSSMVADAPREAAAVPMLLDFLADSVFVAHNAPYDTGFLRAACDRLKVRWPQPQVLDTARLSRSVLGRDEVANHRLATLAQYFRTRVTPTHRALDDARATVDVLHGLLERLGTLGVLTLEELTASMRKVPQQRRSKRHLADRLPEEAGVYTFRDAEGRPLYVGVSQDIRRRVRSYFTSAEQRPRMTEMVGIATDVTAIVCATDLEARVRELRLIAEWKPPYNRRSRHPERTVWLKLTDEAFPRLSVVRAIAEDEADGCTYVGPFGSRAAALEAAAALTEATGLRSCTQRLRPGRAATGCVLGQIGRCLAPCSGALTPEDYRPLVQAARRAMAGDTALISRVLQERMSGLAGQERFEQAATWRDRLDAALAGVHSAAQLRALGQIPQIVAAASRPGGWDIHVIAHGRLANAVFCPTTADAHRVVETAVIAAEVVSRPPAPATAALVAESRMLMRWLESARPVHIDGCWALPVRASVSPAELG; from the coding sequence ATGTCCGTGGAGCCGCTGCCGCTGCGTCATGGCGCCGCCCAGCTCAACCTCGACTTCGACGGCACACCCTTGGTGGAAACGACGTTCTGCGTGGTCGATCTGGAGACCACCGGCGGTAGTCCGACCGAGGGCAGGATCACTGAGATCGGCGCCGTGAAGGTCCGCGCCGGCGAGGTCCTGGGCGAATTCCGCACGTTCGTGGACCCCGAGCAGCCCATCCCGGCGTTCATCACCGTGCTCACCGGCATCACCTCCTCGATGGTCGCCGACGCACCGCGAGAGGCCGCGGCGGTGCCGATGCTGCTGGATTTTCTCGCCGACAGTGTGTTCGTGGCGCACAACGCGCCGTACGACACCGGTTTCCTGCGGGCGGCCTGCGATCGCCTGAAGGTGCGCTGGCCGCAGCCGCAGGTGCTCGACACGGCCCGGCTGTCCCGTTCCGTGCTGGGCCGTGACGAGGTGGCCAACCACAGACTGGCGACCCTGGCGCAGTACTTCCGCACCCGGGTGACGCCGACGCACCGCGCGCTGGACGATGCCCGCGCCACTGTCGACGTCCTGCACGGACTGCTGGAACGGCTCGGCACGCTCGGCGTGCTGACCCTGGAAGAACTGACCGCCTCCATGCGCAAGGTCCCGCAGCAACGGCGCAGTAAACGTCACCTGGCCGACCGGTTACCCGAGGAAGCCGGCGTCTACACGTTCCGCGACGCCGAAGGCCGCCCGCTCTACGTCGGCGTCTCGCAGGACATCCGCCGGCGGGTGCGTTCCTACTTCACCAGTGCCGAACAGCGGCCACGGATGACGGAGATGGTCGGCATCGCCACTGACGTGACGGCCATCGTGTGCGCCACCGACCTCGAGGCGAGGGTGCGCGAGTTGCGGCTCATCGCGGAATGGAAGCCGCCCTACAACCGGCGGTCCAGGCACCCAGAACGCACCGTGTGGCTCAAACTCACCGACGAGGCGTTCCCCCGCCTGTCGGTGGTGCGCGCGATCGCTGAGGACGAGGCCGACGGGTGCACGTACGTCGGGCCCTTCGGTTCGCGCGCTGCTGCACTGGAGGCCGCAGCGGCGCTCACCGAGGCCACCGGCCTGCGCTCCTGCACGCAGCGTCTGCGCCCGGGCCGGGCAGCCACCGGATGCGTGCTCGGTCAGATCGGGCGCTGCCTCGCACCGTGCTCCGGGGCACTGACCCCCGAGGACTACCGGCCGCTGGTGCAGGCAGCACGCCGCGCGATGGCCGGGGACACCGCACTCATCAGCCGGGTGCTGCAGGAGCGCATGTCCGGCCTGGCCGGGCAAGAGCGCTTCGAGCAGGCTGCCACGTGGCGCGACCGGCTCGACGCCGCGCTGGCCGGCGTGCACTCCGCGGCCCAATTGCGCGCACTCGGGCAGATCCCCCAGATCGTCGCGGCCGCTTCCCGCCCGGGCGGCTGGGACATCCACGTGATCGCCCACGGGCGCCTGGCCAACGCCGTCTTCTGCCCTACCACCGCCGACGCCCATCGGGTGGTCGAAACCGCTGTCATCGCCGCGGAGGTCGTCTCGCGGCCCCCGGCACCGGCCACCGCCGCGCTCGTCGCCGAGAGCAGGATGCTGATGCGCTGGCTGGAGTCGGCCCGTCCGGTGCACATCGACGGGTGCTGGGCGCTGCCCGTCCGGGCGTCGGTCAGCCCTGCAGAGCTCGGCTGA
- the trpD gene encoding anthranilate phosphoribosyltransferase, with translation MTEWPQIFSALFARRQLQPEQTQWAMEEILEDRATPAQIAAFAVLMRAKDETPEEVIDLLSVMLEHATSVAVPGPVLDVVGTGGDRAHTVNVSTMSAVVVAAAGARVVKHGNRAASSQSGSADVLEALGVVIDLPAAAVGPCLEQAGIAFCFAPVFHPALRFAGQARKDLAIPTFFNILGPLANPARPAAALVGCAFEPMASVMADVLHKQGVRALVVRGLDGLDEISTEGPTTVWDATGQRVTTTQFTPETFSVARSPLSALRGGDAARNADLAREVFAGGGGPVRDVVVANAAAAWAAWAAVGSPEADLRSRLDEGVARVNEALDSGAAARLLDRWVEVSRALQG, from the coding sequence ATGACCGAGTGGCCCCAGATCTTCTCCGCGCTGTTCGCCCGTCGGCAACTGCAGCCCGAGCAGACGCAGTGGGCCATGGAGGAGATCCTCGAGGATCGTGCCACCCCGGCCCAGATCGCGGCGTTCGCGGTGCTCATGCGGGCCAAGGACGAGACGCCCGAGGAGGTCATCGACCTGCTGTCGGTGATGCTCGAGCACGCCACCTCGGTGGCGGTGCCCGGGCCGGTGCTGGACGTTGTCGGCACCGGAGGTGACCGTGCCCACACCGTGAACGTGTCCACCATGTCCGCCGTCGTGGTGGCAGCCGCGGGTGCGAGGGTGGTCAAACACGGCAACCGGGCGGCCTCCTCGCAATCGGGGTCCGCGGACGTCCTGGAAGCGCTCGGGGTGGTGATCGACCTTCCGGCGGCTGCGGTAGGGCCGTGCTTGGAACAGGCGGGTATCGCGTTCTGCTTCGCCCCGGTGTTCCACCCCGCACTGCGATTCGCCGGTCAGGCGCGCAAGGACCTGGCCATCCCGACGTTCTTCAACATCCTCGGCCCGCTGGCCAACCCGGCCCGCCCCGCGGCTGCGCTGGTCGGCTGCGCCTTCGAGCCCATGGCCTCGGTGATGGCCGACGTGCTGCACAAACAAGGCGTGCGGGCGCTCGTCGTGCGCGGCCTGGACGGTCTGGACGAGATCAGTACGGAAGGGCCGACCACGGTCTGGGACGCCACCGGCCAGCGGGTGACCACTACGCAGTTCACCCCGGAGACCTTCTCGGTGGCCCGCTCGCCGTTGTCGGCCCTGCGAGGCGGGGACGCCGCGCGTAACGCTGACCTGGCGCGGGAGGTCTTCGCAGGCGGTGGGGGTCCGGTCCGCGACGTGGTGGTCGCGAACGCGGCTGCGGCCTGGGCGGCCTGGGCGGCCGTCGGTTCGCCGGAGGCCGATCTGCGTTCCCGGCTCGACGAGGGGGTGGCCCGGGTGAACGAGGCGTTGGACAGCGGCGCCGCCGCCCGGTTGCTCGACCGCTGGGTCGAGGTCAGCCGAGCTCTGCAGGGCTGA
- a CDS encoding response regulator transcription factor, with the protein MARRLKVLVYSDNLDTRQQILLALGRRPSRELPEVEYVEVATEPMVIRTADTGGFDLLILDGEASPAGGMGVCRQLKDELFKAPPILVVVGRPQDAWLATWSRADAVVSHPIEPMSMAKAVTDLLRPRVALDAG; encoded by the coding sequence ATGGCGCGCAGGTTGAAGGTCCTCGTCTACAGCGACAACTTGGATACCCGTCAGCAGATCCTGCTGGCCCTCGGCCGCCGGCCCTCGCGGGAACTGCCCGAGGTCGAGTACGTCGAAGTCGCCACCGAGCCGATGGTCATCCGCACCGCCGACACCGGGGGGTTCGACCTGCTGATCCTGGACGGGGAAGCCTCCCCGGCCGGCGGCATGGGGGTCTGCCGGCAACTCAAGGACGAGTTGTTCAAGGCACCTCCGATCCTGGTGGTGGTGGGCCGGCCGCAGGACGCGTGGCTGGCGACGTGGTCACGGGCGGACGCCGTGGTTTCGCACCCCATCGAGCCGATGTCGATGGCGAAGGCCGTAACCGATCTCCTGCGCCCACGGGTGGCGCTCGACGCGGGCTGA
- a CDS encoding heme-copper oxidase subunit III, with amino-acid sequence MPRNRGVVRFGRRKPARIAPVANASAVTTRLAPVGHVDRPNNVAIGTIIWLASELMFFAALFAMYFTLRSVNPEIWAVDTSLLNVPFATVNTTILVLSSVTCQMGVFAAERGDVKSLRKWFIITFIMGSVFIGGQVTEYTELVHQGLTMSSSAYGSVFYLTTGFHGLHVTGGLIAFLFVLARTYVAKRFTHEQATSAIVVSYYWHFVDVVWIALFATIYLVK; translated from the coding sequence ATGCCGCGGAATCGGGGGGTCGTTCGGTTTGGGAGGCGTAAACCTGCCAGAATCGCACCCGTGGCTAATGCATCTGCTGTGACGACCCGGTTGGCGCCGGTCGGTCATGTCGACCGTCCGAACAACGTGGCCATCGGAACGATCATCTGGCTCGCTAGCGAGTTGATGTTCTTCGCGGCTCTGTTCGCGATGTACTTCACGCTGCGGTCAGTGAACCCCGAGATCTGGGCCGTCGACACCTCACTGCTCAACGTCCCCTTCGCAACGGTCAACACCACGATCCTGGTCCTCAGTTCTGTGACCTGTCAGATGGGTGTGTTCGCCGCCGAGCGGGGAGACGTGAAGAGCCTGCGCAAATGGTTCATCATCACCTTCATCATGGGCTCGGTCTTCATCGGCGGCCAGGTCACGGAGTACACCGAACTGGTGCACCAGGGCCTGACCATGTCGAGTTCGGCCTACGGCTCGGTGTTCTACCTCACCACCGGATTCCACGGCCTGCACGTGACCGGCGGGCTCATCGCCTTCCTGTTCGTGCTCGCCCGCACCTATGTCGCTAAGCGGTTCACGCATGAACAGGCGACGTCGGCGATTGTCGTGTCGTACTACTGGCATTTCGTCGATGTCGTCTGGATCGCCCTGTTCGCCACCATTTACCTGGTCAAGTGA
- a CDS encoding c-type cytochrome: MKKRSRRRSWGAGALMGGALVLVGSGYAVVNAETTPSPEPTVAAGSIEQVQVGRQLFLEGCSSCHGLEGQGIAADNASGGNGGPSLIGMGAASVDFQVSTGHMPLAVPEAQAGRKTPIYTESEIDALAAYVATLGPGPANPTEEELNLEGANIAEGGEIFRTNCTQCHNFAGSGGALTNGQYAPSLMDATPEQIWQAMITGPQQMPVFSSETITPEDKKNLIAYVQSLKVEPNNGGLALGRLGPVAEGLFAWTAGLLALIAAAVWIGAKVR; encoded by the coding sequence ATGAAAAAGCGCAGTCGCAGGCGTTCCTGGGGCGCCGGGGCCCTGATGGGCGGGGCCCTGGTGCTGGTCGGCTCCGGCTATGCCGTGGTCAACGCAGAGACCACTCCCTCCCCCGAGCCCACCGTGGCTGCCGGGTCGATCGAGCAGGTCCAAGTCGGCCGCCAGCTGTTCCTCGAGGGCTGCTCGTCCTGCCACGGCCTTGAAGGCCAAGGCATCGCGGCGGACAATGCCAGCGGCGGAAACGGCGGGCCCTCGTTGATCGGCATGGGCGCCGCGTCCGTCGACTTCCAGGTCAGCACCGGCCACATGCCGCTGGCCGTCCCCGAGGCACAGGCTGGCCGCAAGACCCCGATCTACACCGAGTCTGAGATCGACGCTCTTGCCGCGTACGTCGCCACGCTGGGACCCGGCCCGGCGAACCCCACAGAAGAGGAGTTGAACCTCGAGGGGGCCAACATCGCTGAGGGCGGCGAGATCTTCCGCACCAACTGCACCCAGTGCCACAACTTCGCCGGCAGCGGCGGTGCGCTGACCAACGGGCAGTACGCCCCGAGCCTCATGGACGCCACGCCCGAGCAGATCTGGCAGGCGATGATCACCGGACCGCAGCAGATGCCGGTCTTCAGCAGCGAGACCATCACCCCTGAGGACAAGAAGAACCTGATCGCCTACGTCCAGTCGCTGAAGGTGGAGCCGAACAACGGGGGTCTCGCCCTCGGCCGGCTCGGGCCGGTGGCTGAAGGACTGTTCGCCTGGACCGCGGGCCTGTTGGCCCTCATCGCGGCCGCTGTCTGGATCGGAGCCAAGGTCCGATGA
- a CDS encoding Rieske (2Fe-2S) protein, which produces MSTHDNLPATTGDDEAAAIEAAVAALPAHRPRRTDVDPKAARRAERQVSLMFLGSAVMTVLFVVAFVAIPIDRSVYIWGFGSVNASNIALGVTFGLAIFLIGAGAIHWSKKLMNEKEEVQLRHPLSSTEEDRQAAVEAFDTYSADSGFAQRPIIRRSLLTAMALFPIPLIVMLRDLGPLPGTILRETLWKPGSRIVVDPTGRPVRPSDLALGGLISAMPADLPEVQHEEGNLNARAKAAIILVRMEPQEIVSQQGENWDYGGILAFSKICTHVGCPIALYEQRTHHLLCPCHQSTFDLSDAGNVVFGPAARRLPQLPITIDPEGYLVAKDGFAEPVGPSFWERGDA; this is translated from the coding sequence ATGAGCACTCACGACAATCTGCCCGCCACCACGGGCGACGACGAGGCCGCCGCCATCGAGGCAGCCGTCGCGGCATTGCCGGCACACCGGCCGCGTCGCACCGATGTGGACCCGAAGGCCGCCCGTCGCGCTGAGCGGCAAGTCTCCTTGATGTTCCTGGGTTCGGCCGTGATGACGGTGCTCTTCGTGGTCGCCTTCGTGGCGATCCCGATCGACCGCTCGGTCTACATCTGGGGCTTCGGCAGCGTCAACGCCAGCAACATCGCCCTCGGCGTGACCTTCGGCCTGGCGATCTTCCTCATCGGTGCCGGTGCCATCCACTGGTCCAAGAAGTTGATGAACGAGAAGGAAGAGGTGCAGCTTCGCCACCCGCTGTCCTCAACAGAGGAGGACCGGCAGGCGGCCGTCGAGGCCTTCGACACCTACTCGGCGGACTCCGGCTTCGCGCAGCGCCCCATCATCCGTCGCTCACTGCTCACGGCCATGGCGCTGTTCCCGATCCCTTTGATCGTGATGCTGCGCGACCTCGGGCCGCTGCCGGGCACCATCCTGCGCGAGACGCTGTGGAAGCCCGGCTCCCGGATCGTCGTCGATCCCACCGGTCGGCCCGTCCGGCCCTCGGATCTGGCCCTGGGCGGGCTCATCTCCGCGATGCCGGCGGACCTGCCGGAGGTCCAGCACGAGGAGGGCAACCTCAACGCCCGAGCGAAGGCCGCGATCATCCTGGTGCGCATGGAGCCGCAGGAGATCGTCTCCCAGCAGGGCGAGAACTGGGACTACGGCGGCATCCTCGCCTTCTCCAAGATCTGTACCCACGTGGGCTGTCCGATTGCGCTCTACGAACAACGGACGCATCATTTGTTGTGTCCCTGTCACCAGTCGACGTTCGACCTGAGTGACGCCGGCAACGTCGTTTTCGGGCCTGCGGCTCGCCGGTTACCGCAACTACCAATAACGATTGACCCCGAAGGGTACCTCGTCGCCAAGGACGGCTTCGCAGAACCTGTGGGTCCGAGCTTCTGGGAGCGTGGCGACGCATGA
- a CDS encoding ubiquinol-cytochrome c reductase cytochrome b subunit, producing MSATVNTAGKTVRWVDDRLGSSKFLKKQMGKVFPEHWSFMLGEIALYSFIVVLLSGVYLTLFFKPSMIEIAYNGSYVPLKGVEMSEAYASTLNISFDIRGGLLMRQVHHWGALFFVAAITVHLCRVFFTGAFRKPREMNWVIGVGLLTMALLAGFAGYSLPDDLLSGTGLRIAQGIMLSIPLVGTYLSFFVFGGEFPGTDFISRLYAVHILLVPGLILALLTAHLIMVWYQKHTQFPGPGRTNDNVVGYRLLPIYTAKAGGFFFVVFGIITLISGLVTINPIWLYGPYTPDQVTAGAQPDWYIGFLEGALRMMPNVEWVIFGYTISWNILVPAAILPGILFTVMGLYPWIEQWATGDKSEHHLLDRPRNAPVRTALGAMALSFYILLWIGGGNDLIASFFDLSIHAITWFLRGAIFVVPPLVFIATKRICLGLQRRDRDKLLHGMETGNILRLPHGEFIEIHAPISDEEKAVLMSKPDRAPLPMPEGIDENGVRQPGARKKRLQAKLSNFFYADNIPLPTRAELEAAEAHLRHEVEEAAPVMAEDRRLVPAHDGSVLHDPVIDDK from the coding sequence ATGAGCGCGACGGTGAACACGGCAGGCAAGACGGTGCGCTGGGTGGATGACCGCCTGGGGTCGAGCAAGTTCCTCAAGAAGCAGATGGGCAAGGTGTTCCCCGAGCACTGGTCGTTCATGCTCGGCGAGATCGCCCTGTACAGCTTCATCGTGGTGCTGCTGTCGGGCGTCTACCTCACGCTGTTCTTCAAACCGTCGATGATTGAGATCGCCTACAACGGCTCCTACGTGCCGCTCAAGGGCGTGGAGATGTCCGAGGCGTACGCCTCCACCCTGAACATCTCCTTCGACATCCGCGGCGGCCTGCTCATGCGCCAGGTGCACCACTGGGGTGCCCTGTTCTTCGTCGCGGCGATCACGGTGCACCTGTGCCGCGTCTTCTTCACCGGCGCCTTCCGCAAGCCACGCGAGATGAACTGGGTGATCGGCGTCGGCCTGCTCACCATGGCCCTGCTGGCCGGCTTCGCGGGCTACTCCCTGCCCGACGATCTGCTGTCCGGTACCGGGCTGCGCATCGCGCAGGGCATCATGCTCTCCATCCCGCTGGTGGGCACGTACCTCAGCTTCTTCGTGTTCGGTGGCGAGTTCCCGGGCACGGACTTCATCAGCCGCTTGTACGCGGTCCATATCCTGCTCGTGCCTGGCCTGATCCTGGCGCTGCTCACCGCGCACCTGATCATGGTCTGGTACCAGAAGCACACGCAGTTCCCCGGTCCCGGCCGCACGAACGACAACGTCGTCGGCTACCGGCTCCTACCGATCTACACGGCGAAGGCCGGCGGCTTCTTCTTCGTGGTCTTCGGCATCATCACCCTGATCTCGGGCCTGGTCACGATCAACCCGATCTGGCTCTACGGCCCCTACACACCCGACCAAGTCACGGCAGGCGCCCAGCCCGACTGGTACATCGGGTTCCTCGAAGGGGCACTGCGGATGATGCCCAACGTGGAATGGGTCATCTTCGGATACACGATCAGCTGGAACATTCTCGTCCCGGCTGCCATCCTCCCCGGCATCCTCTTCACCGTCATGGGCCTGTACCCGTGGATCGAACAGTGGGCGACCGGCGACAAGTCCGAGCACCACCTGCTCGACCGGCCTCGCAACGCTCCGGTCCGCACTGCACTCGGTGCCATGGCCCTTTCGTTCTACATCCTGTTGTGGATCGGTGGTGGCAACGACCTGATCGCCAGCTTCTTCGACTTGTCGATCCACGCGATCACGTGGTTCCTGCGGGGGGCGATCTTCGTCGTACCGCCGCTGGTCTTCATCGCCACGAAGCGGATCTGTCTGGGCCTGCAGCGCCGCGATCGGGACAAGCTGCTCCACGGCATGGAGACCGGCAACATCCTGCGCCTTCCGCACGGTGAGTTCATCGAGATCCACGCACCCATCTCCGACGAGGAGAAGGCCGTGCTCATGTCCAAGCCGGACCGTGCACCGCTGCCGATGCCCGAAGGGATCGACGAGAACGGTGTGCGGCAACCCGGTGCCCGCAAGAAGCGGCTGCAGGCGAAACTCTCGAACTTCTTCTACGCCGACAACATTCCGTTGCCGACGCGCGCAGAACTCGAGGCTGCCGAGGCCCACCTGCGTCACGAGGTCGAGGAAGCTGCCCCGGTGATGGCGGAGGACCGTCGCCTGGTCCCGGCGCACGACGGATCCGTACTTCACGATCCCGTCATCGACGACAAGTAG
- a CDS encoding L,D-transpeptidase, with protein MVMDAATGGTTSEDDPEYYRLDVNWAMRITNSGEFVHAAPWSVGSQGYANVGHGCVGLSTDNAYWLFQNSRVGDVIVVKNTGREQDLGNGITEWNVAWKDWLKDSKTGPVQTDTTGTPAA; from the coding sequence GTGGTGATGGACGCGGCGACCGGTGGGACGACGTCGGAGGACGACCCCGAGTACTACCGCCTCGACGTGAACTGGGCGATGCGGATCACGAATTCCGGGGAGTTCGTCCACGCGGCCCCGTGGTCGGTCGGATCCCAGGGTTATGCCAACGTCGGCCACGGATGTGTCGGCTTGAGCACTGACAACGCGTACTGGCTGTTCCAGAACTCACGGGTGGGCGACGTCATCGTGGTCAAGAACACCGGTCGGGAGCAGGACCTGGGCAACGGCATCACCGAGTGGAACGTGGCCTGGAAGGACTGGCTGAAGGACTCCAAGACCGGCCCTGTGCAGACCGACACGACCGGTACCCCCGCCGCTTGA
- a CDS encoding L,D-transpeptidase → MFRPKKYWPANTKIEVSMPLKGIKTGPGAYGAENRAVSCKTGDLTVSTYNAYKHTMTVKKNGKVVKTFPATSGKPGFETRQGIKESSPRSLTSW, encoded by the coding sequence GTGTTCCGCCCGAAGAAGTACTGGCCGGCTAACACGAAGATCGAGGTCTCGATGCCCCTGAAGGGGATCAAGACCGGTCCTGGTGCCTATGGCGCGGAGAACCGGGCGGTGTCCTGCAAGACCGGCGACCTTACGGTGTCCACCTACAACGCGTACAAGCACACCATGACCGTGAAGAAGAACGGCAAGGTCGTGAAGACCTTCCCGGCGACCAGCGGCAAGCCCGGTTTCGAGACCCGGCAGGGCATCAAGGAGTCATCACCGAGAAGCCTGACTTCGTGGTGA
- a CDS encoding cytochrome c oxidase subunit 4 encodes MTALVAFYSLYTARRLDSRPEDDKVANQEEADPGLRLLQPAVVVAAAHGLQRHVDRPGADLRDLADAGRCGLLMLSIIGLVFEYYRRDFAH; translated from the coding sequence ATGACCGCCCTGGTGGCCTTCTACTCGCTGTACACGGCCCGGCGACTCGACAGCCGTCCGGAGGACGACAAGGTCGCGAACCAGGAGGAAGCGGATCCCGGATTACGGCTTCTTCAGCCCGCAGTCGTGGTGGCCGCTGCCCATGGGCTTCAGCGCCATGTTGATCGCCCTGGGGCTGATCTTCGCGACCTGGCTGATGCTGGCAGGTGTGGTCTCTTGATGTTGAGCATCATTGGACTGGTTTTCGAGTACTACCGCCGGGACTTCGCCCACTGA